In Anopheles arabiensis isolate DONGOLA chromosome 2, AaraD3, whole genome shotgun sequence, the genomic window TCAAACGAGACAAACGACCGTGTTCGTCGTCGTTCTGCTTGCCAGGCACGTATTTTTCTGTGGTAGAGATTAGTTCTCCATCTCCTTCGCAGCTTAACAATATTGAATGAATAGTGTATGTGGTAGAAAGTTTCCCATTTCCGGACAAGGTCTAGAATGCTCGGTTCTGTGCGTAGAAAAGAGATGAGaaagttgattgatttttttatgaactaAGTCAATTTGTTTGTAGTCTGTGGCGCTAATCTAGAGAGTAATTTGCttttatacaaaaaagtaGAATAAGAACTTAAATAAAAGAACATTACATCCCAACATTAACCAttatcatttaattaaatacgCAGTTAGCAGGTTGACTTGATTAGAGCTGCTTGGCACGTTGTAAAGCACGTGGTATTATATGACAATCATCGTTTGCTGAAATCTCAGCATTATTCACTTCTTCAACACATCtcaaaaaggagaaaaagttGTATAACaagttttaatgaaaacagacAATACCCTGGAGATGGTATgtcaaaaaaaacataagtccGCAAAGAAGGAAAGCATATAAATAGAACAGCAAATCAGAATACATGCATGCGTGCCAAACTTCGTCTAGAACGTATAAAGAGAAGAACCATGTACCTCATCAATCGCACTTGGCAGAGCACGAGTTCCAACATTCTAATCATTTCCGACACTAAAATGCATGCTCCGGAttatacacacaacacactcttCTCTACACCCAGCGGTACACGGAAAGTTGTTCGCGAGATTGTTCCCCGTGTACAAGCGTGGAGAGAACATCCGCGTACGGGAAAGTTCGACCCGTCGGCAGTAAGTTTCCACCCGTTTGCCTCGACGATCAGAATTTGGCGCTTGTTCGGGAGGAATATAAATTAGCTGCTAGTTGAGTGCACAAACAAGAGCTGTACCGTCTCCCCTGTATAGCTCGTACCCGAAGTACTGTGTACTCGCGTACAGATTAATGTTTGATCCGAAGCATCCAAAATGCGTTCATCAATGTTGTATTACGCTGTCAAAATTAGTAGTTCCTGGAAGGGTCCTTCAAATGCTGCATAGTTGTTTGCAACTGCTGCTTACTCACGATCGTCTTGCCAGCGCTGAGAGTAATTTTGCCTTCTTAGTTCATCAACGTGCAGCCGATGCGAATCCCAACTAGATCGCCTTTTTAACAGCACAACGGAAAACCATCCATCATGCAGCATGTTTTCCGTTTTGGGGCTTTTGTGAGCGTATCGCTAATTGCAATGGAGTcatgttgttggttttttgcaAATCAGAACCATTTTTGTCTGTCTGGCCTGCATATTTAACAACAATTCAAACTCAAGCTCACAGTTGAACGCTCAAGCCCCCATAAACTAATAAACCGAAAACGCCGTCGTCGAAAGAACAAATCCATCAActtaacacacaaaaaccagcAACAGTCAAGTGGTAGCGCGGTGGAAAGCGCTCACTGAAAGAGACCGACCGGACCGTGAAAAATTGCCTCCACTGCTACCCGCACATAAAGTTCGGGAAACAAAATGGATGGCGGGAAACTTCCAAAATGATTGATGTAAAGTACAATGGTTCGGAATCCCGTGTTTACCCACCGCTAGCCACGTTCCCCAGAGCAGCAGTGGTTGATAAAGTTGGGCTTGGAAATTTGCAAACGCAACCAAATGGCAGAACACCACATTTTAACACCAATCGTAcgtccatcatcatcaacatcaatcGCAACCATTATTTGCGTAACAAGCGGGCGGAAAAGGTGGGGGCCGATTTTATTGATGATTGTGGTAAGTATGTTTTGATATTGTTTctgccgtttgtttttttgtacgacggaaggatggaaaggctGGAAAGCGGAAATAAATGGAGCTgatgttttcgctgcttcCGACAAGCCCGACACCATCCTGGTTTGAGGTAATGCAAACAACGTTTGTTGTGGTGAATGAAACGGCAAACGAATTGGGTTACTTTTGTGGAGggattttttgcttccttctgcAGTATTTATTTCACCCAAAGATATGCAAACTGTGATTTTAAACTCTTTATATCTCACCGTTCTGGTTGTTTTAATCGAATGAATGCTCTGCTCAGCCAGTTGCTTCCGATCTGATAAGGCTTTTACGGTTGGTCGAACGAAGTTGACCCAATTCATTCGCTCTCTCCTTTTCATCTCGTTTGGTGCTCACTGTTCTTGGGCTCTTGGGGATATTTTCCTTGAAAAAGCTAGATTATCATAACAAGATTGGCGTTGCGGCGTACCACACAGCAACGACCCTCGCAGGGACATTCCCGTAGCTGCGAGATTTTATGCAATTTGGCAAGATTCGGGGAAAAATTGTGCTATCATTTTTCCCACAATTTATTGTGCCTATCAAGATTTCTTAGGATACTTCCCCCAATCTTGCTATCGCTGCTTAAAGTGTCAGATTTATGCATTTCGATTAGCGAACGACCGGAGTCTAAATTGGTTCATCTTTTTGGAAGATCTACTGCTAGTTTAATCGCCGCTGGCACGCTTCAGGGTGTATACTAGCCATAAAGGAGCTTTAATGAAAGCTTTACTTCCACGAAAATGCTGAAGACTTAAATTAGCGCTTTTTGCGTTGTCTTGTACACGTCGTTGGTTGGAAAATCGATGCAAACCTACCGCAGCTGCGAGCCGATACCATGCCATTAGGCCATTAGTTTTAACGTTTTTGtgcgagtgagagagataaagaTTCGTCTCGCAGCGTCGAGATTAATGCCAAATTCATGGTGGCGAAGCCTTATTGGTCACAGTGTACAACGTGTGGAACGGCGTGGGCGCTGATAGCGAAAATCATGGCCCCAGTAACTGTTAAATATATCCTTAGCCGATGGCCAAAATGTAACGATAGTGGGGAAACATACAGACATAAATGTTTTGGAATTATTAGACGAGCTGTCATTTTCGTACCATTTTCGTGGAAGTCTATCGCTTTTCACTGTTCGCTGTAAACCTTCTAGGAAGTTTAATGGGAAACATTTCGCTTACTGACTTGAGTGGTGTCTATTCTGAAAAGTCAGAAAGAGCCtgttttgatgaaaatattcGTTACCTTTTGTTATCTAGAAGTTCCAACTTATATGGCTGTTTTAACCTCAACCTCCCAAATCAACTGTTGAAAAGCTTTTCTTATGATTCTTGGAACTCGTCTAGCTTTGGCGTCAGCTAACATTAAGTAAGCTATATAGAATATTTAGTAGCTTTGTGAAGTATAACGTGCTCAAgtagtttgtttgtgtgatgtAAGGTTCATCGAAAGAGTAAcacatttcatttaaaatgaaaaaaaaacgaatgcaTTTTATATCAAGTCATTAATCGACAAGCTCTCGATGATATGTTTCATTTGCAAATacataattaatataattatcAGCGGCCCAGTTCAAATGTAATTGATTCCTAGAGGGATGCGTCATATTTCCACATTCACCTTCGTACAAATACATTCTATACGTGTTCGCGCTGTACGTCAACGTTACAGTGTTGCCTTTCATTAACGTAGCGTTTTTAATTACCAGGTATCCACGACCAGCCACGAGCCACGTGTATGTACACAATTTTACTAACTTTTACTTTACCCTCTCTTCTATTCTTTCACCCATGCTGCAGGTTCAATACCTACCGCGCCGGAAAACATTACCGTCACCTTCCTAACGCCCACATCGGTACGGGTCTCATGGCAAACCTCGATGGATCCACACACGATGCCAGTTGACAAATACGATGTCACGTACAAGCCGACCGACGCCAGGTAATCAGCAAATGAGTTGTCGCGTGTTGTGTTGAATGTTTTCCGCTCGAATACCGCTCGTAGACGGGTTTAGAATGCGTTACCGTTTGTATTCCTGTTTTCCGCTTACGTAGGTTGTTCGAGTTTGGTGAAGTTTTTGCAACAGCACACGACGTAACATTAATggctgtggtgctgctgtgAGATGCACATTTCTTACGGCTCGGATGGCTTTGGTGCGTTGGTGCATTTGCAGATCCTTCCGCGGGAAATTGTGACGCGTTTTGTTGCTTATATTGTTGCGTGTGCTTACATTCATTGACGAAACGTGTAGTGGTTTGGCAAAATTGAAAATCGTGGTTGCTCGCTTTTATagcatgttgtttgtttgtttgtttttattttctttacacTCATTCGATCAAAAATTCTTACAATATTGAATGTACGGTTGCAAGTCGTTTACAAGGAAGAAACAAGGAAGAACTTTGAAAAATTACAGATGTATTAagattttgattgaattttcgTTCTAAAAATGTCAACGGTGCAATCGAAAAAATTGGTTCACTTTATGAAAGGATTTGAAAACAGTTTCTTTCCTTATTTTGACACGAATCGTGCATCGGAGCGGTATTGCACTTACATTCGAGTACTTTTCTGTTACCGATAAGGTctaaattgtttgaatacgtttcaaatgtaatgaaaaagcttttagaaaacataaacttGTGAGTTCTTTGCAATAATTTAACATTAACAAACAGTAAACTTTGATTTTATTCAGGTATTTCTGGAAGTGAAAATAATGCTCTTTGTAGACATTCAAAAAACGGAATAAATATTACAACCCAGTCATCCAGTAGTAATTAAAGCCTTATTGttttacacaaaacaacaGTAATTTTACAATCAATCCAAAATATTTATTAGTTCTATTGGTACACTAAGTGAAATCCTACACAATAAATCCCCTTTTATGCCAATCCTGTAAACATATGGATCCGTTTACATTTTTACTCATCTCAGCGCAATTTTGCTCCGGACAGGTTGTTTGTAATCCTtcctattttttcttttcgaagAGGAAAGATAAAACCTCAAACCCAATATTGCTTCCAAATAATCTTCATCTCGCTGCGCAGGCTGCAAAGACAGTCCTTTGATGTTTGTGACGGTTGCAGGCTCAAAAACAGTCCAGCCAGGGACTTCAAACTGTCTCTCCATTTGCGAGCTTGTTGAACAAGCCTCCGAGCCACCGGGCTGTTCCTTGCTAACCCCTTTGACCGTTCTTCTTCTCACGCAAATCCTGTATACCCTGCAGTACGGGCACTACCTTTTCCACTGCGTGGAACACATTTTTGCCAACCTTTTCCTGCGCCCTCGGCGAACGAGAGtggaaagatagagagagagataaaatgaaacaaatataCAGTGAGCAAATCAACAGTCCTTATCTGCAAGGAATGATGCCCGGCCGCTCGCTACCTTCGCTAGTTGCTTACCAATTTTTTGCCAAACTTTTTCAGATGGCCCGCCTCGGCTTGAccatcaagcagcagcagcgtggccAGCAGGACGATAACAAACAGCTTCGATACGTTCATTTTGAGGCTTTGGCAAACGatgcttgttgttttgcagcTTCCTTTCAGTTCAGCTTAAACCCCGAGTGTGCAGCTGTCACTTTCCCGTACGAGATGGAATCACTGTGGGTTTGGCGTCCAATTCGCGCGCGTCGTACCTTGGGGACTGATGTCGTTTCACCGGCAACTGGACCGATTTTATACGTTCCAGCGGGGTTTGCGTTTGcctttgaaattgttttaccACTTTTGTCCGGATGTCCGGAAGGCATACTTTCTCACTCGGGTCCGATGAGCCTCGCCGATAACCTCCATTGCGCGCGGTCATACGCGGTTGTCGCCGGGCAATCGGTAGCATTGGCTCAATTCATGGACAGCAATAAGATCACGGTACGATAAGCGCAGCTCGCTGGACGACAACGGCGGTACTAATCGATTTATGGCACCCGAGACTCGGGGGAGATTTTGCCCCGATTTGTCACTGATTCTATTATCGTACGGTGCAGCTCTAgatctgttttgtttctttatcgTTTCAATCGGATGTCTTTTGCCTAGAAATGACAATTAAAATCAGGGCTCTGTACAGATGATTTAATCGTGCGAGCCGTGCGATAAGAGCTCCTTTGAATCGCGCCAAAAGAATGAAATCATCATACGGTTTGAAAATGATTACGGAATGAAGAAGCCGATAGAGTTCAGAGTTGAAGAAGACATGACATCCAATATCCGATAAAGATTTAGATACTGAGAATCATTTTAAACATCTAGATATCTGTCAGTATTCTCCATGGATTTTGTCTTCCTCTATTTGTCGCAACGTCCAACGAAAACATGTCGGCCTGTATAGGCTTTCGAGAGGTATGGATTTCatatcattttaaacaaaacagcatATTGTATTGCATACTCATATATTTACAAAGCTACATGAAACTCAGACGAGCTTGCAATAATATTTACAATAAATATCTTTCACACTGTTTGAACTGTCTATTCGTACATTAATTAATACATACACTCACTTCAATCATACCCAGCCCGTGGGTGTGAAGTGTGAATTTCTCTGGAGTTTACTTTCCACAATCAAACATCCAATCATCGAACAAAAACGAATCAATACATTTTGCCCGCATATTTTGCAACGGTACGAAGTCTGAAATTTCAACAAGCACACACGCCAACTTGCAACTGGACTGGGTGCAAACACACTGTTTGCGAGCAGCACAAATTACGATTCAGCGTAGAAGCATATCTCATCAAAGCGATGGTGCCGCTGTTGACGTTTACAACCTGCAGCGGTTTGTTCGCGGTCCGTTACAAATCCTTCACTCCAGCCAAGCACGGTATTACATCGTGCTACATTTTGGGGTGTGTTCGGAGCACAATTATGCTGGGTATTAAAAATGTGTGGGTAACCATTAATCATGTACCTTGTATGAAAGTGGTTTTGAGGTTACACGTAATACAATTTGCGTTTGCAGTGCAATAACAAgagtttatgtgtgtttatcTAAAACAGTATGAAATGCAAAAGAAATTATATCAACTGCCTCCTTTTATGATTAAAAACATGTATTAACTCCTAAAATTTCTACATAAACCTGTATTACAATTACTTTGTCTTTGttgaatggtaaaaaaaaaacaattccacctttttatccttttggtccaattgaggattgtttttaaattgcgTTGCAAATGaatgacaacaacaaaaaaacagaacaccaAAGATTAaccttttgccttttttccccttttatttttataattatttaagaGCAACCTTCCACAACCTAATCACTCGTTGCTCCGGCCATAAATGctaattattattacttaGCGCACATCTCCGGACCACCACAGCCGCAGCAgtagcaccaccagcacaaaGAAGTGCAACACTGAAATAACCTACCCCTAAAGCCAATGtaacgataatagacggcCATCGCTCCCAGTGATAAAgacttttttattcaaattcaactACGCAGCGCGGGGCGCATTATTTCTTCCCTCCCATTTTCGGATCCCGTTCGCCTTCGGAGTGGCCGACCGGGGGTGCTGAAAAGTGTCCTTAATTATGAAATCCCATTTCCACGCTGCTCGCAATTCTGCACTCGAATGACCTATTTGCAGCAGAGGAGTGAAGCGATTTTCACTTTGCCTTATCTTACTCTTATGTTCATGGACTGCTTTGCTCTCCATTTTCCGTGCTTACTGCGCAAAGAGATGCGAGCTTtattttaactattttatATTTAAGCTCTTCTTCAAAGCTTCCCGTTTGTcttgtcccttttttttcatgcGTTACTTTTAAGTTGACGTTAGATGTAAGCACATCAGACGGTAATCCATTTGCTATggacatttctttttttttcctgccatTCACTTTGGTTCTCACTCTAAGGTACGATGCTGCGTGTCGTACAGCAAGCAGCGCTTTGCTTTCATGTGCTTCTTGCTCTAGCGGAATGAGAAAAAAGGCATACCGAGGGATGCGTACAGAAACGCGTGTTGCCGTCTTACGGTCTTACATTTGCATATTTTCTGCTTCGCAGGCTCGCGTCGAGCGTTCGAAAGTGTATCTTACAACCCAATTGAAAACGCCTTTGGCTTTTGTACGCTTTAAAAATGGCTAAGCCCTGCAATCGATTTACTGTtcgtttgggtgtgtgtgtgtgtgtgtgtgtgtgtgtgtgtgtgtgtgtgtgtgtgtgtgtgtgtatgtatctgtgtgtgtataaatatTACATCGTCGAGCAAATCGTACGCCGTGCCTGGTTGAGCCGGTTCAAGATTTTACGCTCGTGCTGCGGCTCGTAAAATGGGTTCGACtaccgtcgtgggttcaagcgtCTTTCAAGCGAGCGGTGCGGCTTAGGCACAGAGTTTTACGACGCGGAGTTTTCATGCAACTCGGCGTAAAGCTCCCCAAACGATAGTAAACATTTTACCTCTACTCCCAATCGCACATAGCCCGTGGATGGCGTTAGAGTcgattaatatttaaatttatttaaaagacTCAAagttttaacagtcgttaacgGCAGTTACTAACTTTTGGACGATTTCGTTATTTCTGAAGTGGGCAGTATACATTCAACCTTCAGCTATATTTGTCAAGCACACTAACAGATCGTTAATGTTCAGTTATGCCTACAAAATCTATCAATTGGAAAATTCAATTCGAATTAATACCTGAATAAAACCACTTAAATTAcgaaaatgagtgaaaattttaatttaaatcataTCAAACTGACAATATGCATATCAATTCTTAATAAACCTTTGCATTGCCATTTTCGTGAACTTGgttgcaacatttttcctcAAATTGTTGACCATGTTATTGATTCCCAGTCATCTGGGAATGGGCAAATTTCGAAACCATGTATTCATCGTCTCACCATCCTTGCGGGTGGTAAACGCTCCCACTGAACCGGCGCACAGTTCATGTGATGACACATTAGCAATTTACAACATTTATGCAAATGGCTATGAAACAATAATGGCTAGAACCGACAAAAGTACACtcacttacacacatacagcacaCCGGATATGAAGGCAATCTACACCAGTGACAACAAACGGGGGAGGCCGGGAATGGAACACTGACCAGAACATGACCCTAATTGTACTTTGTAAAACGGGGCTGATTTGCCAACAGATGCTCGAAACGCGCGCTCGGTCCATGCTCGACTGACCGGTTGGACGGCAAATAGTgtcattaaaaatcaattaacatGCTGATTAAGTTTTCACATTTCGTTGGCCAGCGTTCAGTGTTGAAGAAAGTGACCTGGGCGCTTGGCCTGGACCAAAAGTTTCCGGCATTCCGGCTCGGTGGTCTAGCAAGAGCAATGAACTGAAGCAAATAGTGTAAAACACGCACGGTGCTAAACATAGCATGTGGCCATCTGTTGCCACAGACTGGCGCAGAGCAAATATTGAGCAAACGTTTGTCAGGCTGTTGAATTATTGACACTGGTATGGTGGGCCAAAGCAAAGGTGGAACTATGGGAAGAAATGGAAATGTCTATCGCATGTAATTACTTTCGATATTTGGGACTTCTTGTAATCTTGAATTGGAACTATTACTATTAAAATACAGCTGTTACCACCAAATGTTAGCGCTAAGgcatacatttttgacatTGTGGATTAATTTTTGCCAAAAATGGATCATATCTGGACAGTGTGCATACATTTTTGACTCTAACGCACCGAATCCGTCTGTAAGACAACAATTTTCGACTCTTGAATGAATCTTGCCAAATTTACGAGGTATCTGAGCTGATTTATAACAACTT contains:
- the LOC120898514 gene encoding cecropin-B1-like — encoded protein: MNVSKLFVIVLLATLLLLDGQAEAGHLKKFGKKLEKVGKNVFHAVEKVVPVLQGIQDLREKKNGQRG